Proteins from one Mustela erminea isolate mMusErm1 chromosome 20, mMusErm1.Pri, whole genome shotgun sequence genomic window:
- the LOC116581073 gene encoding LOW QUALITY PROTEIN: X-box-binding protein 1-like (The sequence of the model RefSeq protein was modified relative to this genomic sequence to represent the inferred CDS: inserted 2 bases in 1 codon), whose translation MVVVAPVQSPAAGAPKVLLLSGEPAAAATATGAPAGRALPLMVSGPRGASPEAASRGPPQARKRQRLTHLSPEEKVLRRKLKNRVAAQTARDRKKARMSELEQQVVDLEEGNQKLLLENQLLREKTHGLVVENQELRQRLGTDALVTEEEAETQTKGNGARPAAGSAESAXQVQAQLSPLQNISPWILTALTLQTQSLISCRAFCSTWIQSCSSGVLPQSLPAWSSIQKPTQKDPVPYQPPLLPHWGRHQPSWKPLMN comes from the exons ATGGTGGTGGTGGCACCCGTGCAGAGCCCGGCTGCCGGGGCCCCCAAAGTGCTGCTTCTGTCCGGCGAGCCCGCTGCCGCTGCCACCGCCACCGGAGCCCCAGCCGGACGGGCTCTGCCACTCATGGTGTCGGGCCCGCGAGGGGCCAGCCCCGAGGCGGCAAGCAGGGGGCCGCCCCAGGCACGCAAGCGACAGCGCCTCACGCACCTGAGCCCCGAGGAGAAGGTGCTGCGgaggaaactgaaaaacagagtAGCAGCCCAGACTGCCAGAGACCGAAAGAAAGCTCGAATGAGTGAGCTGGAACAGCAAGTGGTAGATTTGGAGGAAGGGAACCAAAAACTTTTGCTAGAAAATCAACTTTTGCGAGAGAAAACTCATGGCCTTGTAGTTGAGAACCAGGAGTTAAGACAGCGCTTGGGGACGGATGCCCTGGTTACTGAAGAGGAGGCGGAGACCCAGACCAAGGGGAATGGAGCGAGGCCGGCGGCCGGGTCTGCTGAGTCCGC GCAGGTGCAGGCCCAGTTGTCACCCCTCCAGAACATCTCCCCATGGATTCTGACAGCGTTGACTCTTCAGACTCAGAGTCTGATATCCTGTCGGGCATTCTGTTCAACTTGGATCCAGTCATGTTCTTCAGGTGTCCTTCCCCAGAGTCTCCCAGCCTGGAGCAGCATCCAGAAGCCCACCCAGAAGGACCCAGTTCCTTAccagcctccccttctccctcactGGGGACGTCATCAGCCAAGCTGGAAGCCATTAATGAACTGA